A genomic segment from Tessaracoccus defluvii encodes:
- a CDS encoding phospholipase D-like domain-containing protein, with amino-acid sequence MRSRLAALGRILNRITASVVILQIVAMLTLTLVESLRKKKRKMRRFPVVAPSPVTVEDDEVTVYTYGEHLFDAMLQAINAAEDHVYFETYIWKADATGRAFVDALNRAAARGVRVHAIWDGFANLVVPRPFYRQLSDDIATLHYPALPVPWRPRSWGRDHRKLLCVDGAVGFVGGYNIGALYATGWRDTHARITGPGVAELDNAFIDFWNQNLGRRRRPITDNPVRGWESRLRMHRNTPRIQVYPIRNMYLEAIDRAQERIWLTHAYLLPDDDFVAALRDAARRGVDVRIIIPERSNHIVADWLSRGYYERLLHSGIRLFLYQGAMVHAKTGTIDGHWSTIGTANLDRLSLLGNYEVNLEITDADVAARMEEIYRIDLSNTIEIDEARWLRRSLVAKATESFLSPWRPFF; translated from the coding sequence ATGCGCTCGAGATTGGCGGCCCTCGGCCGGATCCTGAACAGGATCACCGCGTCCGTGGTGATCCTGCAGATCGTCGCGATGCTCACGTTGACCCTGGTCGAGTCGCTGCGGAAGAAGAAGCGCAAGATGAGGCGGTTCCCGGTCGTCGCGCCCTCCCCTGTCACCGTCGAGGACGACGAGGTGACCGTCTACACCTACGGCGAGCACCTCTTCGACGCGATGCTGCAGGCGATCAACGCGGCGGAAGACCACGTCTACTTCGAGACCTACATCTGGAAGGCGGACGCCACCGGCCGCGCGTTCGTCGACGCCCTCAACCGGGCGGCGGCCCGCGGCGTGCGGGTCCACGCCATCTGGGACGGGTTCGCGAACCTGGTGGTCCCGCGTCCCTTCTACCGGCAGCTCTCCGACGACATCGCCACGCTCCACTATCCGGCGCTGCCCGTGCCGTGGCGCCCCCGCTCCTGGGGGCGCGACCATCGCAAGCTGCTGTGCGTGGACGGCGCCGTCGGCTTCGTCGGCGGCTACAACATCGGCGCCCTGTATGCGACGGGCTGGCGCGACACGCACGCCCGCATCACGGGCCCGGGCGTCGCCGAACTGGACAACGCCTTCATCGACTTCTGGAACCAGAACCTGGGCCGGCGGCGCCGTCCGATCACGGACAACCCGGTCCGCGGCTGGGAGTCGCGCCTCCGCATGCACCGCAACACCCCGCGCATCCAGGTGTACCCGATCCGCAACATGTACCTGGAGGCCATCGACCGTGCCCAGGAGCGGATCTGGCTCACGCACGCCTACCTGTTGCCGGACGACGACTTCGTCGCCGCGCTCCGTGACGCCGCCCGGCGCGGGGTCGACGTGCGCATCATCATCCCCGAGCGGTCGAACCACATCGTGGCCGACTGGCTGTCGCGGGGCTACTACGAGCGGCTCCTACACTCGGGCATCCGGCTGTTCCTGTACCAGGGGGCCATGGTGCACGCGAAGACAGGGACGATCGACGGCCACTGGTCGACCATTGGGACCGCCAACCTGGACCGGCTGAGCCTGCTGGGCAACTATGAGGTCAACCTGGAGATCACCGACGCCGACGTGGCCGCGCGGATGGAGGAGATCTACCGGATCGATCTGTCGAACACCATCGAGATCGACGAGGCCCGCTGGCTGCGGCGCTCGCTGGTCGCCAAGGCAACCGAGTCGTTCCTCTCCCCCTGGCGGCCCTTCTTCTAG
- a CDS encoding GlsB/YeaQ/YmgE family stress response membrane protein: MWTIIVWIIVGLLGGAIAKAIMPGTQGGGWLATMLLGIVGSFVGGLIGSLLFEGKLDFGRPDLSIGGIITSVIGALVVLFIYGLVTKKKV; this comes from the coding sequence ATGTGGACAATCATTGTATGGATCATTGTTGGCCTCCTTGGAGGGGCCATTGCCAAGGCCATCATGCCCGGTACCCAGGGTGGTGGATGGCTCGCGACGATGCTTCTCGGCATTGTCGGTTCCTTCGTCGGAGGGCTGATCGGAAGCCTCCTGTTCGAGGGCAAGTTGGACTTCGGACGCCCTGATCTCTCGATCGGCGGCATCATCACCTCGGTGATCGGCGCACTCGTCGTCCTGTTCATCTACGGACTCGTCACCAAGAAGAAGGTCTGA